The sequence aaatataattctttgtAGGAATGCGAACCTTTAGATGCAGGAAAGTCGACAGGGGATTTTGAGGAGTACAAAAAGAAGGCTATCATAATAGTGGAGGAATACTTTGTCACTGATGATGTTGCCTCAACTTCGAATGAATTGAGAGAACTTGGAAACCCTCGCTATAGATTCTATTTTGTCAAAAAACTTGTGTCGATGGCTATGGATAGGCatgacaaagaaaaagaaatggctGCTGCTCTGTTATCTTCGCTATATGCCGATGTGGTTGACCCCCCACAAGTTTACAAAGGCTTCAGTAAATTGGTAAAATCTGCGGATGACTTGATTGTGGATATACCAGACACAGTTGATGTTCTTGCTTTGTTCATTGCTCGAGCTGTGGTTGATGACATACTTCCTCCTGCATTTCTGACTAAAGAAATGGCTTCATTACCTAAGGATTCAAAAGGGGTTGAAGTCTTAAAAAGGTGTGAGAAGGGATATTTAGCAGCCCCTCTTCATGCAGATTTGATTGAGAGGCGGTGGGGAGGTAGCATGAATAAAACAGCTGAGAATGTGAAGGCTAGGATTATAAATTTGTTGATGGAgtatgtaaatagtagtgatatGAAAGAGGCTTGCAGATGCATCAACGATTTGAAAGTTCCATTCTTCCACCATGAAATAGTTAAAAGGGCTCTTATAATGGCAATGGAGAGACGGCAAGCTGAAGGACAGCTACTGGATTTGCTGAAGGAAGCTGTGGAAGAAGGTTTAATCAACTCAAGTCAAATATCAAAAGGCTTTGGTCGGATGATTGACACAGTCGATGACTTATCACTTGATATACCTAATGCGAGGGGAATATTGCAGTCACTGATCTCCAAGGCAGCATCAGAGGGATGGCTGTGTGCTTCATCATTGAAGTCACTTAAACTGGAGCCAGGAAAGCAAGCATTAGATGTCGGCTCTGCCAAAATATTCAAGATGAAGGCTCAATCTACTATTCAAGAATACTTCTTGTCTGGTGATATATCAGAGGTAAGTAATTTTCTAGAATCGGAAGACAAGACTTGTTCAGCAGAATTGAATGCTCTCTTTGTTAAGAAACTGATAACTCTAGCAATGGACCGGAAGAGTAGGGAGAAGGAAATGGCTTCTGTGTTGCTGTCATCTCTGTATTTTCCAGCTGAGGATGTTGTAAATGGGTTCACAATGTTGATAGAAT comes from Juglans microcarpa x Juglans regia isolate MS1-56 chromosome 8S, Jm3101_v1.0, whole genome shotgun sequence and encodes:
- the LOC121243907 gene encoding MA3 DOMAIN-CONTAINING TRANSLATION REGULATORY FACTOR 2 yields the protein MDIGNGSASNERRKVHKSALDSADRLSVSLLKTSPKSPMSPKSPMSPKSPRSPRVHGKHSPFKHDRSSHSPKDGRPKKGKMWLWGKGTWGGLLDTDGTYFLDPNDPNYDSSEECEPLDAGKSTGDFEEYKKKAIIIVEEYFVTDDVASTSNELRELGNPRYRFYFVKKLVSMAMDRHDKEKEMAAALLSSLYADVVDPPQVYKGFSKLVKSADDLIVDIPDTVDVLALFIARAVVDDILPPAFLTKEMASLPKDSKGVEVLKRCEKGYLAAPLHADLIERRWGGSMNKTAENVKARIINLLMEYVNSSDMKEACRCINDLKVPFFHHEIVKRALIMAMERRQAEGQLLDLLKEAVEEGLINSSQISKGFGRMIDTVDDLSLDIPNARGILQSLISKAASEGWLCASSLKSLKLEPGKQALDVGSAKIFKMKAQSTIQEYFLSGDISEVSNFLESEDKTCSAELNALFVKKLITLAMDRKSREKEMASVLLSSLYFPAEDVVNGFTMLIESADDTALDNPVVVEDLAMFLARAEVDEVLAPQHLEEIGTQCVGPESIGSKVLQMARSLLKARLSGERILRCWGGGGSSRPGWAVEDVKDKIGKLLEEFESGGDIREACCCIKELGMPFFHHEIVKKALVTIMEKKNEKLWSLLEECFGSGLITMNQMTEGFGRVFESLDDLALDVPDAKKQYTNYVERAKIAGWLDSSSYFSKSEHATSTH